The nucleotide sequence TGGCATCGGGTATAGTATATTAACATTAACATATTAATTATTACCACCATGAATTTACAAATGCATTCAATCCATTTCGATGCAGACCAGGATCTCATCGATTTTATCCAAAAGAGAACCGAAAAGTTAGAGACTTTTTATGACCGTATTATGGACGGTGAAGTGTTTTTACGGCTAAACAATAATAAGGATAAGGAAAACAAGGTCATAGAGATAAAATTGAATGTTCCCGGAACGCAATTATTTGCAAAGGAACAATCAAAATCCTTTGAAGCAGCTACCGACATGGCAGTGGAAGCTTTGAAAAAGCAGCTTAAAAAGCTTAAGGAAAAACATAATGCGCATAGTGTATAGCCCCGAGCGCTCGGGGTTCATGGGCATCTCTAAAAACTACACCATACATTCCCCTCTATCAAGAGGGGCAAGGGGTGTGTTTTAAAAAATATGTAGTTTTTAGAGATGCCCTCATTTCAAAATCTTAACTTCTATTCTGCGGTTTTTCTCCCGATTTTCAGGAGAATTATTGGGTACCAATAACCTTTCATCTCCGTATCCTTTAGCGACTAAACGATATTGTGGTATTCCTTTGCCGATTAACAGATCTACGATTGTTTGTGCCTGTTTAGTGGTGCGGTCGTTATGCCATGTGTAGTTGATCGTATAAGTTTCCGTTGAATCAATGCTGCTTATAACTGAATCTCTCAGCAAAACCACTGAATCCTGAATAATATAATTTTCATTTTCCAATAATTCATCAACAAACTCCACAGAGGCTGAATCCAGAATTCCTTCATATACTGTATCAAAGACTGTTTCATAAACAGTATCAATATTCAAATGATATATTGTATCTATGATCACTTCTGTAAGGTCAGGGCTGCTTTGAACACTGTCTTTTATTATCTCGTCAGTGAAGCCACCTATTTCAATGCTCAAGGCAGAATTACTTTTTAATAACCTTGCCAGTCTTTTCATTTCCATGTTTGATTCATCTTGAAGTTTTTCTGAATAGCGCTTGTAGCGAATATTATTTAAAACAAATGTGGTACGTGGTTTTAGTGAGCTTAACGAAATTTTTAAAACCTCTTTCCTGTATTTATCCAGCGGATCCAGG is from Cytophagales bacterium and encodes:
- the raiA gene encoding ribosome-associated translation inhibitor RaiA, giving the protein MNLQMHSIHFDADQDLIDFIQKRTEKLETFYDRIMDGEVFLRLNNNKDKENKVIEIKLNVPGTQLFAKEQSKSFEAATDMAVEALKKQLKKLKEKHNAHSV
- a CDS encoding OmpA family protein, which codes for ETTPRIMPDNETLIFASDRPGGKGGLDLYLTRKKNGRWTTPVPMDFINTEEDDQFVSVPARGNFIYFASKYEKTNYIFKAKIPEELQPKKVILVQGKVTDEDTRKPLDAVIQVFALKSGKKTQYKRTDMRDGSFFLLLTEGEVYDFSIYPVDKKHTFHSRLFDLDPLDKYRKEVLKISLSSLKPRTTFVLNNIRYKRYSEKLQDESNMEMKRLARLLKSNSALSIEIGGFTDEIIKDSVQSSPDLTEVIIDTIYHLNIDTVYETVFDTVYEGILDSASVEFVDELLENENYIIQDSVVLLRDSVISSIDSTETYTINYTWHNDRTTKQAQTIVDLLIGKGIPQYRLVAKGYGDERLLVPNNSPENREKNRRIEVKILK